One region of Longimicrobium sp. genomic DNA includes:
- a CDS encoding aconitase family protein, with protein MIRSLLTRKVEKLPPEVRLEGRILFLVDDPELVRRQLDGEDLELTDEVRGRLRDNISTDEITPAYICYYYDETLGEFPYLGLKAGSEFPIKQGSVKQGGFVASVSGKRRGKGSSREQSPYAEMMAGIRLVIAENIERIYRENCQNLGVLTSTNFELVERIRRGGTIPLSEFTEGADEITRGIIEHGGLFNYNVARLQGLVQTPPISCHGAGETTDDLDAQDVRMLRGSGEYDQPGPDTGAGGAAAQFVATSTSNVRADALGAPAGRRHPGGARPMTLAEKIFARHWVTDLSKDAVGVPWVQPGDAGFVKTDIRFSHEYVTPMSAIFFEQLVGPDEKVLEPESILFFRDHLTFLKDAMSPERVQLGLLDVANQLEVKQRQFAEKQGVRLYGELGHGKHGSEAICHSKILESYALPGHVIIGSDSHTPHAGAVGCVAFGVGTTAIFNSWITRDVRVEVPRSFRVVVRGEKPANVSAKDFMLEILRHPYIKDGHAIGQIIEYAGPAVEALSVDERATMTNMAAEVGAFTGIVAPDAKTVDYLVEQRGMPREEAEALCDGLFSDEGAEYVKVIEIDASTLRPMIALPGDPGNGMHVDELDDEVRIDIAYAGSCTAGKKEDMDMYARVLREHAERGERKPDHVQFYIQCGSQEVYRYCQEQGYDRVFDAVGATFIEPSCGACINAGPGVSRKPTDVTISAINRNFPGRSGPGQLYLASPYTVAASAMAGRIVAWEPQAELAGV; from the coding sequence ATGATCCGCTCGCTGCTGACGCGCAAGGTCGAGAAGCTCCCGCCCGAGGTCCGCCTGGAGGGCCGCATCCTGTTCCTGGTGGACGACCCCGAGCTCGTCCGCCGCCAGCTCGACGGCGAGGACCTCGAGCTGACGGACGAGGTCCGCGGCCGGCTGCGCGACAACATCTCCACCGACGAGATCACCCCCGCGTACATCTGCTACTACTACGACGAGACGCTGGGCGAATTCCCCTACCTGGGCCTGAAGGCCGGGAGCGAGTTCCCCATCAAGCAGGGGAGCGTGAAGCAGGGCGGCTTCGTGGCCTCCGTCTCGGGGAAGCGCCGCGGCAAGGGCTCCTCCCGCGAGCAGAGCCCGTACGCCGAGATGATGGCGGGGATCCGGCTGGTGATCGCCGAGAACATCGAGCGCATCTACCGCGAGAACTGCCAGAACCTGGGCGTGCTCACGTCGACGAACTTCGAGCTGGTCGAGCGCATCCGCCGCGGCGGGACCATCCCCCTCTCCGAGTTCACCGAGGGCGCCGACGAGATCACCCGCGGCATCATCGAGCACGGCGGGCTCTTCAACTACAACGTCGCCCGCCTGCAGGGGCTGGTGCAGACCCCGCCGATCTCCTGCCACGGCGCGGGCGAGACCACGGACGACCTGGACGCGCAGGACGTGCGCATGCTGCGCGGCAGCGGCGAGTACGACCAGCCCGGCCCCGACACCGGCGCGGGCGGCGCCGCCGCGCAGTTCGTCGCCACTTCGACGTCGAACGTCCGCGCCGACGCACTGGGCGCCCCCGCCGGCCGCCGCCACCCCGGCGGGGCGCGGCCGATGACCCTCGCCGAGAAGATCTTCGCCCGCCACTGGGTCACCGACCTGTCGAAGGACGCGGTGGGCGTGCCGTGGGTGCAGCCCGGCGACGCGGGGTTCGTGAAGACCGACATCCGCTTCAGCCACGAGTACGTCACCCCCATGTCGGCCATCTTCTTCGAGCAGCTGGTCGGCCCCGACGAGAAGGTGCTGGAGCCCGAGTCGATCCTCTTCTTCCGCGACCACCTCACCTTCCTCAAGGACGCCATGTCGCCCGAGCGGGTGCAGCTCGGCCTGCTCGACGTGGCCAACCAGCTGGAGGTCAAGCAGCGCCAGTTCGCCGAGAAGCAGGGGGTGCGCCTCTACGGCGAGCTGGGGCACGGCAAGCACGGCTCCGAGGCCATCTGCCACTCCAAGATCCTGGAGAGCTACGCCCTGCCCGGCCACGTGATCATCGGCAGCGACTCGCACACCCCGCACGCCGGCGCCGTGGGGTGCGTGGCGTTCGGCGTGGGCACCACGGCCATCTTCAACTCGTGGATCACCAGGGACGTGCGGGTGGAGGTGCCCAGGTCGTTCAGGGTGGTGGTCCGCGGCGAGAAGCCCGCCAACGTCTCGGCCAAGGACTTCATGCTCGAGATCCTGCGCCACCCGTACATCAAGGACGGCCACGCCATCGGGCAGATCATCGAGTACGCCGGCCCCGCCGTGGAGGCGCTCTCGGTCGACGAGCGCGCCACCATGACCAACATGGCCGCCGAGGTGGGCGCCTTCACCGGGATCGTGGCGCCCGACGCCAAGACGGTCGACTACCTGGTGGAGCAGCGCGGGATGCCGCGCGAGGAGGCCGAGGCGCTCTGCGACGGGCTCTTCTCCGACGAGGGCGCCGAGTACGTGAAGGTGATCGAGATCGACGCCTCCACCCTGCGCCCGATGATCGCGCTCCCCGGCGACCCCGGCAACGGGATGCACGTGGACGAGCTGGACGACGAGGTCCGCATCGACATCGCCTACGCGGGGAGCTGCACGGCGGGGAAGAAGGAGGACATGGACATGTACGCGCGCGTGCTGCGCGAGCACGCCGAGCGCGGCGAGCGCAAGCCCGACCACGTGCAGTTCTACATCCAGTGCGGCTCGCAGGAGGTCTACCGCTACTGCCAGGAGCAGGGGTACGACCGCGTGTTCGACGCGGTGGGCGCCACCTTCATCGAGCCGAGCTGCGGCGCCTGCATCAACGCGGGTCCGGGCGTCAGCCGCAAGCCCACGGACGTCACCATCAGCGCCATCAACCGCAACTTCCCCGGCCGCAGCGGCCCCGGCCAGCTCTACCTGGCCTCCCCCTACACCGTCGCCGCCTCGGCGATGGCGGGCCGCATCGTGGCCTGGGAGCCGCAGGCCGAGCTGGCGGGCGTCTGA
- a CDS encoding S9 family peptidase, translating to MHRTRSIALAVLAALAAAASPLAAQERRPLTPLDLYHLRAASDVALSPDGRSVVYVVTQADSATNRYRRDLWIARTDGSGPPRRLTWTNSPSVGSPAFSPDGTRLAFVSSRGEGARPQVWILPLADGGEAWPLTDLRSGAAGPVWSPQGDRVAFTSALPPTELDTARDTTKARVDAAAIRRIDRDRAAALAAIRTKLRLEEEDDDPRRVTRLAFMGETSIEGERWRQVYVVDARPDAKPVRVTANPWNSSAPSWSPDGRSLVFSSGEPRAGRHPDEELESDLVVVPAGGGAARRIAEPGYSESAPRWSPDGRWIAYARQHVETGFRTAVNRELVLARADGSGRRSVTAGLDRSVDDFEFTEDGWLYFTVSSEGAVPLYRVRVDGGAPQKVVDGPRGVLAFDVAGRTIAWAEMNPRRPSDVYAAGGDGRGERRLTTLNDSLLARVYVADYEEMWYPSFDGRRVQGWILRPIGYRAGDRPPLAVEIHGGPHAMWGPGEASMWLEYQSLAGAGYTVFFSNPRGSGGYGEEGLQSIHRNWGTPPARDILIGADSVLARGLADPARQAVTGGSYAGYMVAWLIAKEAPERFRAAVAQRGVYDLSIWWGASNTWRLFEGEFGGRPWEQAEIAREQSPLTWVANVRTPLLMLHGEADYRTTIAGAEAFYRALKTLGRDVEFVRYPREGHELTRSGEPAHRVDHMLRIVEWFERHIRPEVRSPAAPTPTR from the coding sequence ATGCACCGCACCCGCAGCATCGCCCTCGCCGTCCTGGCGGCGCTCGCCGCCGCCGCGTCGCCGCTGGCCGCGCAGGAGCGCCGGCCGCTCACGCCGCTCGACCTCTACCACCTGCGCGCCGCCTCCGACGTGGCGCTCTCGCCCGACGGGCGGAGCGTGGTCTACGTGGTCACGCAGGCCGACTCGGCGACGAACAGGTACCGCCGCGACCTGTGGATCGCCCGCACCGACGGCAGCGGGCCCCCGAGGCGGCTGACGTGGACGAACTCGCCCTCCGTGGGCTCCCCCGCCTTCTCGCCCGACGGGACGCGCCTGGCCTTCGTGAGCTCGCGCGGGGAGGGGGCCCGGCCGCAGGTGTGGATCCTCCCGCTGGCCGACGGCGGCGAGGCCTGGCCGCTCACCGACCTCCGGAGCGGCGCCGCCGGCCCCGTCTGGTCGCCGCAGGGCGACCGCGTCGCCTTCACCTCCGCGCTGCCGCCCACCGAGCTCGACACCGCGCGCGACACCACGAAGGCCAGGGTCGACGCCGCCGCCATCCGCCGCATCGACCGCGACCGCGCCGCCGCGCTGGCCGCCATCCGCACCAAGCTCCGTCTGGAGGAAGAGGACGACGACCCCCGCCGCGTCACCCGGCTCGCCTTCATGGGCGAGACCTCGATCGAGGGCGAGCGCTGGCGCCAGGTCTACGTGGTCGACGCGCGGCCCGACGCGAAGCCCGTCCGCGTGACCGCGAACCCGTGGAACTCCTCCGCCCCCTCGTGGTCGCCCGACGGGCGCTCGCTCGTCTTCTCCTCCGGCGAGCCCCGCGCCGGCCGCCACCCCGACGAAGAGCTGGAGTCGGACCTGGTGGTGGTCCCCGCCGGCGGCGGCGCGGCGCGGCGGATCGCCGAGCCCGGCTACTCCGAGAGCGCCCCGCGCTGGTCGCCCGACGGGCGGTGGATCGCCTACGCGCGGCAGCACGTGGAGACCGGGTTCCGCACCGCCGTCAACCGCGAGCTGGTGCTGGCGCGCGCCGACGGCAGCGGCCGCCGGAGCGTCACCGCGGGGCTCGACCGCTCGGTGGACGACTTCGAGTTCACGGAAGACGGCTGGCTCTACTTCACCGTCTCGTCCGAGGGCGCCGTCCCCCTCTACCGCGTCCGCGTGGACGGCGGCGCCCCGCAGAAGGTGGTCGACGGCCCGCGCGGCGTGCTCGCCTTCGACGTGGCCGGCCGGACGATCGCCTGGGCCGAGATGAACCCCCGCCGCCCGAGCGACGTCTACGCCGCGGGAGGAGACGGGCGGGGCGAGCGGCGGCTCACCACGCTGAACGACTCGCTCCTGGCGCGCGTGTACGTGGCCGACTACGAGGAGATGTGGTACCCCTCCTTCGACGGCCGCCGCGTGCAGGGGTGGATCCTGCGCCCGATCGGCTACCGCGCGGGCGACCGGCCGCCGCTGGCGGTGGAGATCCACGGCGGCCCGCACGCCATGTGGGGCCCGGGCGAGGCCAGCATGTGGCTCGAGTACCAGTCGCTGGCCGGCGCCGGCTACACCGTCTTCTTCAGCAACCCGCGCGGCTCCGGCGGCTACGGCGAGGAAGGGCTGCAGAGCATCCACCGCAACTGGGGCACCCCGCCCGCGCGCGACATCCTGATCGGCGCCGACAGCGTGCTGGCGCGCGGCCTGGCCGACCCCGCCCGGCAGGCCGTCACCGGCGGCAGCTACGCCGGCTACATGGTGGCGTGGCTGATCGCCAAGGAGGCGCCCGAGCGCTTCCGGGCCGCTGTGGCGCAGCGCGGCGTCTACGACCTGTCGATCTGGTGGGGCGCGTCGAACACCTGGCGGCTCTTCGAGGGCGAGTTCGGGGGCCGGCCGTGGGAGCAGGCCGAGATCGCCCGCGAGCAGTCGCCGCTCACCTGGGTGGCCAACGTGCGCACCCCGCTGCTGATGCTGCACGGCGAGGCCGACTACCGCACCACCATCGCGGGCGCCGAGGCGTTCTACCGCGCGCTCAAGACGCTGGGCCGCGACGTCGAGTTCGTGCGCTACCCGCGCGAAGGCCACGAGCTCACCCGCTCCGGCGAGCCAGCCCACCGCGTGGACCACATGCTGCGCATCGTCGAGTGGTTCGAGCGCCACATCCGCCCCGAGGTGCGCTCCCCCGCCGCCCCGACCCCGACGCGGTGA
- a CDS encoding DinB family protein, which translates to MSTTAPVPSAFITPAALLAHWQGHRRLTRRVIEAFPDDQLFTFSVGGMRPFGALAMEMLSMGAPMVRGVATGEWSSSWNRDARPKEEILRLWDEATEQIDALWTQIPPGRFQESMTAFGQYPGVAHDLLLYVIDNEIHHRGQGYVYLRALGIEPPPFFERQ; encoded by the coding sequence GTGTCGACCACCGCACCCGTCCCGTCCGCCTTCATCACCCCCGCGGCGCTGCTCGCGCACTGGCAGGGCCACCGCCGGCTGACCCGGCGCGTGATCGAAGCCTTCCCCGACGACCAGCTCTTCACCTTCTCGGTCGGCGGAATGCGCCCGTTCGGCGCACTGGCGATGGAGATGCTCAGCATGGGCGCGCCGATGGTGCGCGGCGTGGCGACGGGCGAGTGGAGCAGTTCCTGGAACCGTGACGCCCGGCCGAAGGAGGAGATCCTGCGGCTCTGGGACGAGGCCACGGAGCAGATCGACGCCCTCTGGACGCAGATCCCGCCGGGCAGGTTCCAGGAGTCCATGACCGCGTTCGGGCAGTACCCGGGCGTCGCCCACGACCTGCTGCTCTACGTGATCGACAACGAGATCCACCACCGCGGGCAGGGCTACGTCTACCTGCGCGCCCTCGGCATCGAGCCGCCGCCGTTCTTCGAGCGGCAATGA
- a CDS encoding DUF4440 domain-containing protein — MRRTLLVLVVLILSAHRAPAQQHIPGGAARDLGGERNAYRARVRAELTQLMTQWADAWNADDAAGLSRLVARNATLAVEGLPLIRGPQALSDSLPAVLAREEEMQWRITDFETSGDLAYAICDLAWGPGGAGGEGALRGRMSFVATRVSNSEWRVRSVTISRAPAPPAPDAL; from the coding sequence ATGCGTCGTACCCTTCTCGTCCTCGTGGTCCTGATCCTGTCCGCCCACCGGGCACCCGCGCAGCAGCACATCCCCGGCGGCGCCGCGCGGGACCTGGGCGGCGAGCGCAACGCCTATCGAGCCCGGGTGCGGGCCGAGCTCACCCAGCTGATGACGCAGTGGGCCGATGCGTGGAACGCGGACGACGCGGCGGGACTCAGCCGTCTCGTCGCGCGCAATGCCACGCTCGCGGTCGAGGGTCTTCCACTGATCCGTGGACCGCAGGCCCTCTCGGATTCGCTTCCGGCCGTGCTCGCCCGCGAGGAAGAGATGCAGTGGCGGATCACGGACTTCGAGACCAGCGGCGACCTGGCGTACGCGATCTGTGATCTCGCGTGGGGGCCCGGAGGCGCGGGCGGGGAGGGAGCCTTGCGCGGCCGCATGTCGTTCGTCGCCACCCGGGTGTCCAACAGCGAGTGGCGCGTCCGCAGCGTCACGATCTCGCGGGCTCCGGCCCCGCCTGCCCCGGACGCGCTGTGA
- a CDS encoding erythromycin esterase family protein: protein MSARTLVLLLGATLAACSGAEPITEPSGTEVPREATAWLQANAIPFTASRAGGPYQDLLPLKPIVGGARIVALGEATHGTREFFEMKHRLLEFLVREMGFTTFAIESEWAEATRIDEYVRTGSGNAHARLTGLYFWTWRTQEVLDLIEWMRAWNANPANARKVGFVGVDAQFPTLAMDTVVAFLRRADPAGAALATDRFSCLRPYSNDARGGSRASYSSVPNVLREDCRAQVAQVHEYLAANRARLEAAASPAEFSFTLQAARLAVQGEDVLSQRDGSARDRYMAENAAWWLDREGAGAKMVIWAHNAHVSTAPGWMGSHLRARFGQEMRVMGFSFYQGSFTAVNLDGGPFGTYSFGAAPDGSYEHYFHSAGLPRFILDLRVSFGSPATRWLAGPRAVREIGCCHRPSIPGWGIRLVSLPSLYDAIIHFETTTASQLLPPRWE, encoded by the coding sequence ATGAGCGCGCGGACCCTCGTGCTGCTGCTGGGCGCCACCCTCGCCGCGTGCTCGGGCGCCGAGCCGATCACCGAGCCGTCGGGAACGGAGGTCCCGCGCGAGGCGACGGCGTGGCTGCAGGCGAACGCCATCCCGTTCACCGCCTCGCGGGCGGGCGGCCCCTACCAGGACCTGCTCCCGCTGAAGCCGATCGTGGGCGGCGCCCGCATCGTGGCGCTCGGCGAGGCCACGCACGGCACGCGCGAGTTCTTCGAGATGAAGCACCGCCTGCTGGAGTTCCTGGTGCGGGAGATGGGGTTCACCACGTTCGCCATCGAGTCGGAGTGGGCCGAGGCGACCCGGATCGACGAGTACGTCCGCACCGGCAGCGGCAACGCGCACGCGCGGCTCACCGGGCTCTACTTCTGGACCTGGCGGACGCAGGAGGTGCTCGACCTGATCGAGTGGATGCGCGCCTGGAACGCGAACCCCGCCAACGCCCGCAAGGTGGGCTTCGTGGGGGTCGACGCCCAGTTCCCCACCCTGGCGATGGACACCGTGGTGGCCTTCCTGCGGCGGGCGGACCCCGCGGGCGCCGCGCTGGCCACGGACCGCTTCTCCTGCCTGCGCCCCTACTCGAACGACGCGCGGGGGGGCTCGCGGGCCAGCTACTCGAGCGTTCCCAACGTGCTGAGGGAGGATTGCCGCGCGCAGGTGGCGCAGGTGCACGAGTACCTGGCCGCGAACCGCGCCAGGCTGGAGGCGGCCGCCTCGCCGGCGGAGTTCTCGTTCACGCTCCAGGCGGCGCGGCTGGCCGTGCAGGGCGAGGACGTGCTCTCGCAGCGCGACGGCTCGGCGCGCGACCGCTACATGGCCGAGAACGCCGCGTGGTGGCTGGACCGCGAGGGAGCGGGAGCGAAGATGGTGATCTGGGCCCACAACGCGCACGTCAGCACCGCGCCGGGGTGGATGGGCAGCCACCTGCGCGCCCGGTTCGGGCAGGAGATGCGGGTGATGGGCTTCAGCTTCTACCAGGGGTCGTTCACCGCCGTGAACCTCGACGGGGGCCCGTTCGGCACCTACAGCTTCGGGGCGGCGCCCGACGGGAGCTACGAGCACTACTTCCACAGCGCCGGGCTGCCCCGGTTCATCCTCGACCTGCGGGTCTCGTTCGGATCGCCCGCCACCCGCTGGCTCGCCGGCCCGCGCGCGGTGCGCGAGATCGGGTGCTGCCACCGGCCCAGCATCCCCGGGTGGGGGATCCGGCTGGTGTCGCTGCCGTCGCTCTACGACGCGATCATCCACTTCGAGACCACCACCGCCTCGCAGCTGCTCCCGCCGCGGTGGGAGTAG
- a CDS encoding M48 family metallopeptidase — protein sequence MRVNARDFIHPEDAAAQEQLRAIPMFDQFVKTFLKVFQEQLFLNQYLSQAVRLGPNQLPRIHRHLVECCQVLDVEVPEMYLHATGDVNAFSLGDTRRFVVVTADLVDACDEEELRAVIAHEVGHLVCRHTLYKTMAWVLFNGGASILGPLSIAVKPIEIALAYWSRRSEFSADRAAAVVLGGPQQVVETMIRLAGGPKSITADVNVEEYLRQAEDFDKLAENAWSRVLQLMSVMEATHPFSALRAREIVRWCEGEQYRRLTEALRSIGPGAACPACGASVAGDWKFCRACGGALLEPQAAAPAEAAAAAPGDGAAGAASAEGAAEPACPSCAAQVGSDWKFCRSCGAVLLAVPVATPAEGVVEESAAAEGPAAEQP from the coding sequence ATGCGTGTGAACGCCCGTGACTTCATCCATCCGGAAGACGCCGCCGCCCAGGAGCAGCTCCGCGCCATCCCGATGTTCGACCAGTTCGTCAAGACGTTCCTCAAGGTCTTCCAGGAGCAGCTCTTCCTCAACCAGTACCTCTCGCAGGCGGTGCGCCTGGGGCCCAACCAGCTCCCCCGCATCCACCGCCACCTGGTGGAGTGCTGCCAGGTGCTGGACGTGGAGGTGCCGGAGATGTACCTGCACGCCACCGGCGACGTGAACGCCTTCTCGCTGGGCGACACGCGCCGCTTCGTGGTGGTGACGGCGGACCTGGTGGACGCGTGCGACGAGGAGGAGCTGCGCGCCGTGATCGCCCACGAGGTGGGGCACCTGGTCTGCCGGCACACGCTGTACAAGACCATGGCCTGGGTGCTCTTCAACGGCGGGGCGTCGATCCTGGGCCCGCTCTCCATCGCGGTGAAGCCGATCGAGATCGCGCTGGCGTACTGGTCGCGGCGCTCGGAGTTCTCGGCCGACCGGGCCGCGGCGGTGGTGCTGGGCGGCCCGCAGCAGGTGGTGGAGACCATGATCCGCCTGGCCGGCGGCCCCAAGTCCATCACCGCGGACGTGAACGTCGAGGAGTACCTCCGGCAGGCCGAGGACTTCGACAAGCTGGCCGAGAACGCGTGGAGCAGGGTGCTCCAGCTGATGAGCGTGATGGAGGCCACCCACCCGTTCAGCGCGCTCCGGGCGCGGGAGATCGTGCGCTGGTGCGAGGGCGAGCAGTACCGGCGCCTCACGGAGGCGCTGCGCTCGATCGGCCCGGGCGCGGCGTGCCCGGCGTGCGGGGCGTCGGTGGCGGGCGACTGGAAGTTCTGCCGGGCCTGCGGCGGCGCGCTGCTCGAGCCCCAGGCCGCGGCCCCGGCCGAAGCCGCGGCCGCCGCGCCGGGCGACGGGGCCGCGGGCGCGGCATCCGCCGAAGGCGCCGCGGAGCCCGCCTGCCCGTCGTGCGCCGCGCAGGTGGGGAGCGACTGGAAGTTCTGCCGGAGCTGCGGCGCCGTGCTGCTCGCGGTCCCGGTCGCGACCCCGGCCGAAGGCGTGGTGGAGGAGTCCGCCGCCGCGGAAGGTCCCGCCGCGGAGCAGCCGTAG
- a CDS encoding zinc ribbon domain-containing protein, giving the protein MGTFQSSRFFPISPPDLKPVGGDVLREFRGRGFEVKGEQGLTGGWFISIHKGGTFKAVVGMKTALNIKIEPVDGGTQVDAGIGIFGQQAIPTLITSLVFWPVLITQIAGMVQSAKLDDEAIQIVEAALIRHSGGAQAAAAPLYATPTPAPPVVAVPQAAAPGAPGPAVETPRAGAPAPQPAAAEQPREAGGGFCSECGTRLPAGAKFCNECGTRVTVPA; this is encoded by the coding sequence ATGGGCACCTTCCAGTCGAGCCGCTTCTTCCCCATCTCTCCCCCGGACCTGAAGCCGGTGGGCGGCGACGTGCTGCGCGAGTTCCGCGGGCGCGGCTTCGAGGTGAAGGGGGAGCAGGGGCTTACGGGCGGCTGGTTCATCAGCATCCACAAGGGCGGGACGTTCAAGGCCGTGGTGGGGATGAAGACGGCGCTGAACATCAAGATCGAGCCCGTGGACGGCGGCACGCAGGTCGACGCGGGGATCGGCATCTTCGGCCAGCAGGCGATCCCGACGCTGATCACCAGCCTGGTGTTCTGGCCGGTGCTGATCACGCAGATTGCCGGGATGGTGCAGAGCGCCAAGCTCGACGACGAGGCGATCCAGATCGTCGAGGCGGCGCTGATCCGCCACTCCGGAGGCGCGCAGGCCGCGGCCGCTCCCCTGTACGCCACGCCGACACCGGCGCCGCCAGTCGTGGCCGTCCCCCAGGCCGCCGCGCCCGGCGCCCCGGGGCCCGCGGTCGAGACTCCCCGGGCAGGCGCGCCCGCTCCGCAGCCCGCCGCAGCCGAGCAGCCGCGGGAGGCGGGGGGCGGCTTCTGCTCGGAGTGCGGCACCCGGCTGCCGGCGGGGGCGAAGTTCTGCAACGAGTGCGGCACCCGGGTGACGGTGCCGGCCTGA
- a CDS encoding saccharopine dehydrogenase NADP-binding domain-containing protein yields MSDARDPAPAAPAGPEARGGADFLLYGSYGYTGRLIARRAVDAGLRPLLAGRDRDQVAAHAAELGLQHRAFALDDRAALDAALGEVPVVLHSAGPFAHTAAPMAEACLRTGTHYLDITGEIAVFEAMAALGERARAAGVMLLPGAGFDVVPSDCLAAHLKRRLPSAVRLRLAFRALGGGLSRGTATTMVENVQRGGAVRRGGRITPVPAAWKARTVDFGRGPVSVTTIPWGDVSTAYHSTGIPDIEVYTRVPASQRRLMVASRRLGWLLGSGPVQRFLKGRIRKGKPGPTEAERASGGSLLWGEVEDAEARRAVSRMRTPEGYTLTAMTSVEIVRKVLAGQAPPGFQTPSLAYGPDWVLELEGVEREDVE; encoded by the coding sequence GTGTCCGACGCCAGAGACCCCGCCCCGGCCGCACCCGCCGGCCCGGAAGCGCGCGGGGGCGCCGACTTCCTCCTCTACGGCTCCTACGGCTACACGGGCCGCCTGATCGCCCGGCGCGCCGTGGACGCGGGGCTGCGGCCGCTGCTGGCGGGGCGCGACCGCGATCAGGTGGCCGCGCACGCCGCCGAGCTGGGACTCCAGCACCGGGCCTTCGCGCTCGACGACCGGGCGGCGCTGGACGCGGCGCTCGGCGAGGTGCCGGTGGTGCTCCACTCCGCCGGCCCCTTCGCGCACACCGCCGCGCCGATGGCCGAGGCCTGCCTGCGCACGGGCACGCACTACCTGGACATCACGGGCGAGATCGCCGTCTTCGAGGCCATGGCCGCGCTCGGCGAGCGGGCGCGGGCCGCGGGGGTGATGCTCCTTCCCGGCGCGGGGTTCGACGTGGTGCCGTCGGACTGCCTGGCGGCGCACCTCAAGCGGCGCCTCCCCTCGGCCGTCCGCCTCCGCCTGGCCTTCCGGGCGCTGGGCGGCGGGCTCTCGCGCGGCACGGCGACCACCATGGTGGAGAACGTGCAGCGCGGCGGGGCCGTGCGCCGGGGCGGGCGCATCACCCCCGTGCCGGCGGCGTGGAAGGCGCGCACGGTCGACTTCGGGCGCGGCCCGGTGAGCGTCACCACCATCCCCTGGGGCGACGTGTCGACGGCGTACCACAGCACCGGCATCCCCGACATCGAGGTGTACACGCGGGTGCCGGCGTCCCAGCGGCGGCTGATGGTGGCCAGCCGGCGCCTGGGGTGGCTGCTGGGCTCGGGCCCGGTGCAGCGCTTCCTCAAGGGCCGCATCCGCAAGGGGAAGCCGGGGCCCACCGAGGCCGAGCGCGCGAGCGGCGGGAGCCTGCTCTGGGGCGAGGTGGAGGACGCGGAAGCGCGCCGCGCCGTCTCGCGCATGCGCACCCCCGAGGGCTACACCCTCACCGCCATGACCAGCGTGGAGATCGTGCGGAAGGTGCTAGCCGGCCAGGCCCCTCCCGGCTTCCAGACCCCCTCCCTCGCCTACGGCCCCGACTGGGTGCTGGAGCTGGAAGGCGTCGAGCGCGAGGACGTGGAGTAG